A window of Garra rufa chromosome 16, GarRuf1.0, whole genome shotgun sequence contains these coding sequences:
- the LOC141288163 gene encoding GDNF family receptor alpha-4-like, with amino-acid sequence MDLMGIYLLHLSFAALQVLLSAGRDCLIAGDTCSSDETCSPRLRTLRQCVAGNGSMKLGPGARSQCANAVSALLSSPLHGCQCRRGMKREKNCLSIYWSLHQSGMHGLNLVENYPYEAIEKGYDFVRLASITADSELGMTTVNRCLDAAKACNVDDVCQKLRTEYVSTCIKPSTKSGLCNLSRCNKALRRFFDRVPPEYTHELLFCPCSDMACSERRRQTIVPSCSYEGDEKPSCLSQMRICKADYVCRSRLAQFQYDCQPEEQSATGCKQGNYAACLIAYTGLIGSPITPNYVDNSTSDVSPWCSCSASGNLRDQCNEFLDYFTNNVCLINTVIAESFVVCVF; translated from the exons CTTTGCAGGTATTGCTTTCTGCAGGGAGAGACTGCCTTATAGCAGGAGACACCTGTTCCAGTGATGAGACCTGCAGCCCGCGTCTTCGGACCCTTCGCCAGTGCGTCGCCGGAAACGGCAGCATGAAACTCGGTCCTGGAGCCCGCAGTCAGTGTGCAAATGCAGTCTCTGCTCTGCTGTCCAGTCCTTTGCACGGGTGCCAATGCAGACGAGGCATGAAGAGAGAGAAAAACTGTCTCAGCATATACTGGAGTCTCCACCAGTCTGGCATGCATG GGCTTAACCTGGTAGAGAACTATCCATATGAGGCAATAGAAAAAGGCTACGACTTTGTCCGTCTGGCCTCCATCACTGCAG ATTCTGAGCTCGGCATGACAACAGTGAACCGCTGCCTGGACGCTGCCAAAGCGTGCAACGTGGACGACGTGTGCCAGAAACTGCGCACCGAGTACGTGTCAACATGCATTAAGCCCTCCACCAAGTCAGGATTGTGCAACCTATCGAGATGCAACAAGGCCTTGCGGCGGTTCTTCGACCGCGTGCCTCCGGAGTACACCCACGAGCTGCTGTTCTGCCCTTGCAGCGACATGGCCTGTTCAGAGAGACGGCGACAGACCATTGTGCCCAGCTGCTCCTATGAGGGGGACGAGAAACCCAGCTGCCTTTCCCAGATGAGAATCTGTAAGGCCGACTATGTTTGCAG GTCCCGTTTGGCCCAGTTTCAGTACGACTGCCAGCCAGAAGAGCAGTCTGCCACCGGCTGCAAACAGGGAAACTACGCCGCATGTCTTATTGCTTACACTGGACTTATAG GCAGCCCGATCACCCCAAACTACGTGGATAACTCCACATCCGACGTGTCTCCCTGGTGCTCCTGTTCAGCCAGCGGGAATCTGAGAGATCAGTGCAATGAGTTCCTGGACTATTTCACCAACAACGTCTGTCTCA ttaatACAGTAATCGCAGAAAGCTTTGTGGTTTGTGTCTTCTGA